Below is a genomic region from Balaenoptera ricei isolate mBalRic1 chromosome 3, mBalRic1.hap2, whole genome shotgun sequence.
AGCATGTTCCCTTTTCTTAGTAACATAAAGCAGGCCTCAAGAAAGAATAGTTTCAGAGAGCCAATACTTTTTAGAGGTGGTATAATTAGTATTCTATATgccattagattttttttaatcttgttgCATACCAAAAAAATCCATGGAAAAAttacataaagtaaaatattgaaGCAAATTCAGgtaaaaaacaataatacatggctgattcattttgttgtgcagtggaggctaatacaacattgtaaagtgaccatacgccaataaaatttttttaaaaaataatacaaaaatggaGATATAACAGCCCACTTATATGGATTTAATTTAACATCaaagtttcaaataaaaattgGCTTGTGTTTTtcgaaaaaaaaatactggatgTAACTAAACTACTGTGTCTTGAATCAAGTCCAAAATCCGTCTCAAAATATCTAGGGTTATATTCTTCAAGGTCAGATGATGTTGATTTGAAAATCTCTCTGAGTATAGAATAAGAACCAGGTGAAATACTGGAGATAAAGAATCTGCCATGGTATTGGTCTTATACCTTTTAGGTCATCTTCTCTATGAAAACTTCTCTGatattcatattctctctctctcctcacatatccacacacatttatatacatacatatcagAAAAACCTACCTAACTCCACATGcatgtatatgcatattttaaaaagtcatttattaaTTGTAGTATAACAAACATATCTTAAGTAACAGTTCAGTGAATGTTCACAAAttaaatgtatatgtgtaacCACAACCTAGGTCAACAAATAGAATATTACCAGCCCTCCAGAGCTCCCTGCCCACCTTCTTGATTTTTGCTCACTGTTCTTACAGCTAACAGCATAGGTTAGCTTTACCTGTTTCTGAATTTCAtatgaatagaatcatacaaaatgtattcttttgtatATGGTTTCTTTCACTTGTTTGTGATTTGTGAGGTTTGTTCATGTTGTTGTGAGTagtagtatttcatttattttaattgacatattgttttccattatgtttatttatctattctactCTCAATGTACATTAGGGTTGCTTTCGGTTTGGggggtattatgaataatgttgctatgaaaatgtatgtatatatacatgtatgtattttaaggtatatgtatgtatgtgtattggGCATGTAGCTAAGAGTAGAATTACTGAGTCACAGGGAACGTATATGGTCATTTTAGTCAATACAAGTTTCCACAGTGGTTgaaccaagttacattcccaccagctgtgtatgagagttccaaatCTGCTACTTTCACAATGCATTATCAGTCATTAACCATTTTTGTAGATTAAAATCACATTGTGACTTTAAATTGCATTACCCTGATGATGAATGAACTAGAGAAggtttttgtgtatgtttatcaGGCTTTTACATattctcttttgtgaagtgccCATTCAagattctttttacatttttttttttttttttagttaattaatttatttatttatttttggctgtgttgggtcttcgtttctgtgcgagggctttctccagttgcggcgagcgggggccactcttcatcgcggtgcgcgggcctctcactgtcgcggcctctcccgttgcggagcacaagctccagacgcgcaggctcagtagttgtggctcacgggcttagttgctccgcggcatgtgggatcctcccagaccagggctcgaacccgtgtgccctgcattggcaggcagattcccaaccactgcgccaccagggaagccctctttttccatttttaaactgggtttgTCCTTCCCTATTAATTTTTACAAGttcattatatattctgggtattagTCCTTTTTGGTAAGATCTATTAAAACTATATTCTCTCACTCTGTAGTTTACCTTTTATAATCTCTTAATGGTGTTTATGAGAAAtagagttcttaattttaatgtagtccagtTTACCAATCTATTTTTATGATTAGTACCTTATGTCCTATTTAAGAAAATTCACCTAACCAAAACACAAGCAGATATTTTCTAGTgttaacttttagaaaaaaatttaacctttCATTTTTATATCACCAGTGCATCTGGGatgcatttttttattgtgggaTGTAGGGGTCAGCTTTCACATTTTtccatatgaatatatattactgAAAAGACCACCTTTCCTCTACTCTCCACTATCATATTTGTCGTAAGTCATAAATCATATGTCATGTGTAGGTTTGCTTATGGACTATTTTGgtccttttttctatttgtttatcctTGTACCAATATCGTACTATCTAAATTTCTGTAACTTTTGATCTGTagtgtatctttttttaagattatctTGACTATCCTTGACTTCATttctacataaattttagaatcaacctgTTAATATCAGCAGCAacgtattattttttaaaatggtgggGTTTGTATTGGAATTGCCTTGAATGTATATATCAATTTGGGGATATCAAATTGGGCAGAACTGGATTCTCACActaaatcctaaacaaaatatttgcaaatatattccagCGATATATAAAGAGGATGAATATCAAGATCATGTTGGGTTTATTCAAGGAATACAAAGGttgtttaatattagaaaatgaaTCAATGCAATTCACcatgttaacagaaaaaaaaagcatcacaTAATcttctcaatggatgcagaaaaaaatatttgatcagCTTCAAAATTCACTCATGGTAAAAAtcttagcaaactagaaatagaaatgaacttCCTTAATGTGTTAAAGAGCCATGTTGACATCTTCTTTCCTGATGCTGAGACTGGAACAAGAGCATATCTGCTATACCACATTTTACTGGAGGTTCTGGACAGCAACAAGGAATCTAACTAACTAACTCAGACTTTTTACTTAGTGGCTTCTGTAGAGTGGGAGTTCAACAAGACAAGTGGCAGCTGCCAGTCTGAAAAGTGGCAGAGTGTCACTTCTACTGTAGTTTATTAAAGTCATAACAAAAGAAAGGGACATAGCCCCCACCTCTAGATTGGAGGAGTGTCAGAGAATTTATCACCACAGATATGCCACACATTCGTACATGTTAGGAGCTGTTTGTTTTTCACAATAAAACTTGAGCTCTAGGTTGGCTGAGTACAATATGAATCATTAATTTGCTTCCTTGGGTTCTTCCTGGGCTGTGCTCTATTGTTTTCATCATTGAATATTGCTATAGAGAATGTTGTGGCAAGATTCATTCTTTTCCGACTTTACAGCcaaattgggttttgtttgtttattttgctttttttttccgcTTGGCCTAATTGCACATAGATATATACCTTCCTTTATTTTAAGGGAAATATGTCCCTCAGACatattttatgtacatatttGTATTCCTTTACTATACATCCAGATGTATTGTATACccaaattttaacaaaattttatttattgtatgtatatatatccaaacTTTTAtacaaacttttaaatatatatcaaatatatacatttatatgtgtgtatgtatatagacATATACGCCCATACTTTTAACCTATATTTTAAACTTCTattattttgctatattttctcAAATCccttctttctatgttttccacAAATCTCTTTTTATGCTTCTTATAATATGAGTATCAGTGGTTTTATTTATCTCACTTAGCTTATTTATCTATTCCTTGAGTTCTTtttgagaggggagggaggagtgtattgtccttaatttttttgttttgtctatggTTTTCCTGCTTTGGATATGTATTCTTAAGTTTGCActattcctttcctccttttaatCAATGTATTTGCAGATATCTcatgctgctgccgctgctggctctcctccccctcctcttcctctaccGCCTCTCCTCCTCCATTGGTACTTATCTTGAATGGGTGTGATGGAGGTTTCTTTATTGACTGGCAGAGGAGACAGCTGGAAGTTTGAAGTGTGATCTCATTTTTGTTCCTGCCTGAGGTTGTGAGCTTTTTCTAGATTAGCAGAGAGATTTTCTGGCTTATAAGGATGTCACGCATTTTGAGTATGATCCTTTAAATAGGCAGTGCAGATCAATATAGTTTCTGTTCCACATTACCTTACCAAGAACTTACTCTGTAAAGATGGTATATCAGGATGCTAAATAAAATGTAGGTCTCCTCTAGGGCTGATATTACCATTCCAAGAAACAGGGCATTGGTTTACTCCTCAGAGTGAACCCCTATTTTGGAAAATCCATGCTCTACCCACCTGTCTCACCCTCAACAATGATTCATTATGGGGTTATGGGTGTAGTCGattcttgttttctttgatattttaaacTTATTCTAACATCTTGATTTCCTTCTACTTTTCAGATGCAGCAGCTGTTCCATGAAAATTATGAACACAATCGGAAGGGTTATATCCAAGACCTTCACAACAGCAAAATCCATGCAGCCATAACACTTCATCCAAACAAAAGGCCTGCCTACCAATACAGGCTTCATAATTACATGCTTAGCCGCAAAATTTCTGAACTTCGCTACCGCACCATCCAGCTCCACCGGGAGAGTGCTCTGATGAGCAAGCTCAGTAACAGCGCAGTGAGCAAAGAGGACCAGCAGCTGGGAGTGATGCCTTCTTTCAACCACTTCCAGCCTCGGGAGAGAGATGAAGTGATAGAATGGGAGTTCCTGACAGGGAAGCTCCTTTACTCAGCATCTGAGAACCAGCCTCCCCGACAGAGCATCAGCAGCATCCTGAGAACAGCGCTGGATGACACCGTCCTACAGGTGATGGAGATGATCAATGAGAATGCCAAGAGTAGAGGACGGCTCATTGACTTCAAGGAAATTCAGTATGGCTACCGCAGGGTTGATCCCCTGCATGGGGTGGAGTACATTTTGGATTTACTCCTCTTATACAAAAGACACAAGGGGAGGAAACTGACTGTGCCGGTAAGACGTCATGCCTATCTTCAGCAGTTGTTCAGCAAGCCTTTCTTCAGAGAAACTGAAGAGCTAGATGTCAACAGTCTTGTAGAGAGTATTAACCGTGACACTCAGTCATTCTCCTTTATATCTAATTCTTTAAAGATATTATCTTCTTTTCAAGGTGCCAAAGAAATGGGAGGgcacaatgaaaagaaaatacatgttcTTGTCCCTCTCATTGGAAGGTATGACATTTTCTTGAGATTCATGGAGAACTTTGAAAACACTTGTCTTAGTCCAAAGCAGAATGTAAAGCTGATCATCATCCTTTTCAGTAGGGATTCTGGCCAAGATTCCAGCAAGCATATTGAGCTGATACAAGAGTATCAAAACAAGTACCCTAAAGCAGAAATGACCCTGATCCCCATGAAGGGAGAGTTTTCCAGAGGTCTTGGTCTTGAAATGGGATCTTCCCAGTTTGACAATGATACTTTGCTGCTATTTTGTGATGTTGACTTGATCTTCAGAGGAGACTTTCTCCAACGATGTAGAGACAATACAATTCAGGGACAACAGGTGTACTATCCCATCATCTTTAGCCAGTATGACCCAAAGGTAACCAATGGGGGAAGTCCTCCCACTGATAATGactttgtcttctcaaagaagacTGGATTTTGGAGAGACTATGGATATGGAATTACCTGTATTTATAAAAGTGATCTTCTGGGTGCAGGTGGATTTGATACCTCAATACAAGGCTGGGGACTGGAAGATGTAGATCTCTACAATAAAGTTATTCGATCTGGCTTAAGGCCCTTCAGAAGTCAAGAAGTAGGAGTAGTGCATATTTTCCATCCAGTTCATTGTGACCCTAACTTGGACCCTAAGCAGTATAAGATGTGCTTAGGATCCAAGGCAAGTACTTTTGCCTCAACTGTGCAACTGGCTGAACTGTGGTTGGAAAAACATTTGGGTGTCAGGTACAATCGAACTCTCTCCTGACAGTCCAGGCAACACATATTGCCTTTTTAAAGGGGAGTTTACCTCATTGttggttgttgttatttttattttattattgttatttttattattataattattattgttataattttattttgttgtcctGGTCTTAAACTACTCTTGGTTGTCTTCCAAAGGGTGTTTGTTGACCTCAAACAAGAAGAGTCTGCGGTTCACTGATATTTCAGATTTCTACTGAAGTCAATAGgtatattacttttatatatatttgagatAGAGATTGAGTTAAATTGTGGCAATCAAATGACTTTTGAAGCTCATTCATCATGAGAGACAGCTTAGAAGAATGTTCTCTTGGGGCTTAAAGATGCAATATCGACTTTTCTTTCGTTTGTCAAATTCAATGTGATACGAATATTTACTGGTGAAAGGTACCACAAAAGTGCTTTATGCTTCCTATGGGGAAGGGACTCTGTAACATAAACTTGAGTTTTGTAATTTATACAAGGACTTAAATATATAGACAgtaattttcttcatctttagaatttttaaagtaaatgaacaCTTAtgattgtatgtttattttttaaaaaaaagttttaaaaattgagcagTTCGTTCCACAAGCAACCGGTACTGGCTACCCTGGTCTTATGACAGTTATCTGCTCCTCACAACTGTCTGCTATAAATGcgaatgaattttattttctcaaggaaatatgatttaattaaatattcatgTACATTTTAGAAGCTTTATGAAACAATGTCCTTCATTTGCTGGCAAGAAGATAAAATATGACAGAACCTggttatttataataaaacacaGGTATAacaatattctttttcaaaaacactgaaaaatttgtgttgtttcctttTAGTCATATTTGATGTATTTCTTAATGGTCATACTCACCAAAACATGCTTGCTACACAGGCTGGAAAAGTTAATATGGAATTATGGGCATGATATTTGTATCAGTATGCTTTAAGTCCTAGCCTTCATTAAGTGATTAAAATGAGCAGTTTTTTAGTCAGTAATTTACAGTCCATGGGAAGTATTCCTCTTCGATCTCATTAGCTTTGTGATCAAACTGAATCAAGAACAGGTCAGAAACGGCTTTTAATTTGGATTGGTAGACGGCtcaaagatacaaaaataaatgcggaaattataaatataaagttaattttacaaaaataatactgcagtttataaaacacctaggaaaatGTCATTTAATTTCATATATCATTCTTTCTCAAAACTGAATCAATGGTGCCCAGTTTGTAGAAAAACATAATCTCATTcaagaaatgtaagaaaaaatgaaaatctgtaCAAGAAGCTCTTATgaaggcatatttttaaaatttcattttgtaaataggTAATATATTTGCATAGTtccaaaatcaaagaaaaattttaaatgtctacaGCTATCAGTCTCACTCTCTATTCACCCAGATCGGCCCTCAGCCGCACGTGACCACCATTTTaggtgtatgtatgtttgtgtgcatgCTTGGCTAAAGTTTCATAAGCAGAAaagacatgtatttattttttcactctttATACACAAAATGTAGCACTTTGTACATACTGTTCTacactttgattttcttttttcacacaagAACACTAAAATTTCCATCAAAATTGATTTGAAAGCAATTGTAAATTGTTACCATTATTTAGAACTGATTGCCAAGAGGCCATATAGCCTTTGCCTTAGTAATGGGGTTTCTTACATGGTAACACTCCCTTTTAGTGAAGACATTTTAGGGGCTTCAGAAAAAATAACATTGCTTAATATTGTGACGAATATGGCACTTTCCTTGACTAAAACGTGTAATCTTAATAACGTAAGGTTCATGAGAAAGGAATTCGTGGCacttttatatgttaaaaatctTGACAGGGCCAACATTTCAGAGTTGATCTCTGCTCCAATGTTGTCTCTGGCCTTCACAAAACCCTTCTTATAGCTATTTTCCTACATTATgttcttttatttcccttacagtaaatatattaatattcagTAAAGATAGTCATTTGGGAAGATCTATtactaaataataattattaatgattttattaatgtagaaaagaaatcagggtctgttcttttctttaactGAGACAACTGAAATAGCAGAGAGGTTTCCTGAGGAATAAATGCAAAGGCCTAATTTAAAACCCCCCAAGTGTTAGAGAGTCATGAGGCACCTGCCCAGGGACGAAGTGGCATTCTCCATTATACTGATGAAATTTTGCTGATGAAACAAGGGAATGCAGAGATCTCATTTGAACTTAATTACACACATGCACGCTATACTGTAATTAATGTAAGTGcacttaaattctattttacaaTTTTGCATTAAGCTTTCCTATGATTTTTTTCAGGTACTGCAATATTTCTTGACTGAAAATTTATCGAAATGATACTAGTAAAATTAAGAGTGTTTTTCTGTCCATGTAGTGTCTATTGCTTAAGGTTGAAGGGCAACACAATGTGAACGCAGCCTGAAGCACAGTATGTGTACGTTTTTGGCATCACCTTATTTGGACAGCTACAGATGTTCTATTTAAATACCACCTCAACAGCAATTTCATTAACCTTCAACATCATCTTATTGATCATCTTTTGTTCGCTCAACACAACACTGTATGTTTTACTTATATTATCCTTTTAAATGTAATCCTCTCAATAGCTCTCAGAATActgattctcttttcttcattcaacagatatggaaactgaggccatgagtgattaagtaacttgtcctgAGTTCACACAGTTGGCTTGCTGTAGAGTTAAGATTTATGCTAATTGCTGTCTGAATCGAAAGCACCTGTCTTTCCACTCTAACCCATGGCTTCTCAGTTGTTGGGGGCATATAGGGGACAACGGGGGAGCAAAGGTCCAGCTGACCCCATGGCCATGTTTGATCCGCCATTCAGCTTGCTTTGCTCTTTGCTCATTCTGGACAGAGATAAGTTTGCTGATCTTTTGCTCAGTCGGAGGCTTTTTAGGCTTTTAATCTCAGTCTTCCCCCACCTTGCCAGCTTCCTTGGAGTAGCACTCCCTTGGGGAagggtttttttctatttaattgttCACAAGTCATTGGACCTCAGCTAGCAGGAAAAAAATGCTCAGAATTCCTAATGTCAGTAGTAGCCCTTCTACACGGGCTCAGCCAACTGAGTGCAAAAGCTGTCCACAATGAACACCACCACATAATTGCTTGACTATTTGTCACTTTACCCTAACAGACTTAGCATGACACAGCTGAGATATTTCTGAATCTAAGAGTTGAGCCCTTTGTGCCTAGTTAATAGATGGGAACTACTGGAATGAAATAGCCCAGTATGCGGACTGATAGTCCAACCAAGAGAGTAAATGCTCACTGGAAAGGTAAGTTATAACATccctctgttttttttgttttttgttttttaaaggaattcctttatttttattttttatttatttatttttggctgtgttgggtcctcgtttctgtgtgagggctttctctagttgcggcaaccgtgggccacccttcatcgcgctgcgcgggcctctcactatcgtggcctctcttgttgcggaacacaggctccagacgcgcaggctcagtagttgtggctcacgggctctagagcgcaggctcagtagttgtggctcacgggcctagttgctccacggcatgtgggatcttcccagacaagggctcgaacccatgtcccctgcattggcaggcagtttcttaaccactgcaccaccagggaagaccatcCCTCTGTTTTTagtataagaaaactgaagcccatCTCTGGTCAGCAGCCCCATAGCTGGGCCACTCTGGTTTTACATTCAGATTAGCCCTGGGCAATTCCTTCTTCCAGGAGGAGGGCCCAGAAGATGAGGCCCCTTTCTAACATCTGGATTGCCCAGATGAGAGGCGGTAGTGCTGCCAGGCCTGTTGAGCCCTCACCTAGGACTGCCTTGTCCTGGAGGGTGTAACCTAAGGTAGACTTGTACCTAGAAAGAGACTTGGTGGctcccctcttttcctctcttcacccaaaagaaaatatgtttaatCAGGTAAGATATATCAAGATGAGTCTCAAATAGCCAGTAAAGTATCAATATTTGTGGCTTCTTCTTGGCCACGATGATGAGATTTGCATGGGGGAATGAGGGCATCAACACACTTTACATTTTGTGGCCATCTACATTTCCTTCCCTACCTCCTGATGCTTTCTGAGTCACTACATCTGTGGTCCTGCCAGTCACGGGAACTTAGTGTGCCTTACCAAAGGGATACCTCTAAGAGGGGACTGCAAGTAATCCAGGAAATTGGCCACTTAAACTCTCATTTGTGCTTAAATATTGATGGCATATCTCTTCGGAAGTAGTCTGTGATTATGGCTATTACAGGGCACAGTAGGGTCCGGAAGGATAATAAAGGGATCTGTTATCAGTTCTTAGTGCTGCTGACTTGCCTACCTTCCCCATCTGCACTTTTATTAGCACCCTAATCATTGTCAAGCGTACAGTATAGGTAGGCTAGCTGTGCTGAGACCAGAAGCCTCCTAGGTCTGGAGGAGTAGTAGCAACAGCAGAGGCAGGACAGAGTCCCAGAATATGCCAGTGGGCTCTGCCTCTGCGCCCCACAGCCTTGCTCAGGCACCAGCCACGCCGCCGGGGTTGACTCGACAGGTGGTGGGATGATGAGACATCAGCAGTAATTCATGCCCCCAGGTGGCAATACAGTCACATCTGCAGCAGGCAGCAAACCACCTGGTGTTGGCACAAAGATGCCAGGATATTCTAGTATTGCCTTCAATTTGACATCCAATTGTCTGTttccctgtttctttctctcGTCAGAAGCTGCCAACATCTGTGctatatttggaattcttctccaTGCAGGATTTTATTTCAATCGAATTCAACCCTTGTTGATTAGTCCCTAGGTTGGTGTAAAAGCTGAGACTGCTGAGTTTTGATTATCCCTCATGCACACTGGTATGCA
It encodes:
- the CHSY3 gene encoding chondroitin sulfate synthase 3, whose translation is MAVRSRRPWMSVALGLVLGFTAASWLIAPRVAELSERKRRGSSLCSYYGRSAAGAGAQQPLPQPYARQWPEQSPPPARQEFQGPQLPEAAPGVTSFRSSPWQQPPPLQQQRRRGREPEGATGLPGAPVAEGEPEEEDGDAAGKRRGGRPGSSHNGSGDGGAAARSSRPRDFLYVGVMTAQKYLGSRALAVQRTWARFIPGRVEFFSSQQPPNAGLGHPPPPLPVIALPGVDDSYPPQKKSFMMIKYMHDHYLDKYEWFMRADDDVYIKGDKLEEFLRSLNSSKPLYLGQTGLGNIEELGKLGLEPGENFCMGGPGMIFSREVLRRMVPHIGECLREMYTTHEDVEVGRCVRRFGGTQCVWSYEMQQLFHENYEHNRKGYIQDLHNSKIHAAITLHPNKRPAYQYRLHNYMLSRKISELRYRTIQLHRESALMSKLSNSAVSKEDQQLGVMPSFNHFQPRERDEVIEWEFLTGKLLYSASENQPPRQSISSILRTALDDTVLQVMEMINENAKSRGRLIDFKEIQYGYRRVDPLHGVEYILDLLLLYKRHKGRKLTVPVRRHAYLQQLFSKPFFRETEELDVNSLVESINRDTQSFSFISNSLKILSSFQGAKEMGGHNEKKIHVLVPLIGRYDIFLRFMENFENTCLSPKQNVKLIIILFSRDSGQDSSKHIELIQEYQNKYPKAEMTLIPMKGEFSRGLGLEMGSSQFDNDTLLLFCDVDLIFRGDFLQRCRDNTIQGQQVYYPIIFSQYDPKVTNGGSPPTDNDFVFSKKTGFWRDYGYGITCIYKSDLLGAGGFDTSIQGWGLEDVDLYNKVIRSGLRPFRSQEVGVVHIFHPVHCDPNLDPKQYKMCLGSKASTFASTVQLAELWLEKHLGVRYNRTLS